Proteins from one Oscillatoria nigro-viridis PCC 7112 genomic window:
- the uvrC gene encoding excinuclease ABC subunit UvrC, which translates to MPSTKTLPLVKDSERLESRLKEIPAVPGVYLMRDESDRILYIGKSKKLRNRVRSYFRESQNLSPRIAMMVQQVREIEFIATDTEAEALALEANLVKQHQPYFNVLLKDDKKYPYLCITWSEEYPRIFITRKRRAGSAKDRYYGPYVDTGALRSTLHLIKRIFPLRQRPQPLFKDRPCLNYDIGRCVGVCQGLTSPEEYRKIIQKVAMIFQGRTQELLDLLAPQMEQAAEDLNFETAARIRDRIKGLQSLSAGQKVSLPDDTVSRDAIALAADNQHACVQLFQIRAGQLVGRLGFMAEIAPQPRAGTGAPPLQSGGEELSQLSLASPPSLGGERGGVEAGAILQRVLEEHYQNVESVEIPSEISVQYELPEGEILADWLSNRKGRKVTILTPQRQTKAELIEMVERNAEYELARMQRLSDRNSQAMEDLAEILDLPEVPRRIEGYDISHIQGSDAVASRVVFIDGLPANQHYRHYKIKNPEVKSGHSDDFASLAEVIGRRFRGLKEEERGKMEEGFSELEEQEKLSNLSSVSRTISDKPDLIMIDGGKGQLSAVVAVLREMNLLEELRVVSLAKQREEIFLPGESLPLPTNSEQPGVQLLRRVRDEAHRFAVSFHRDRRSERMKRSRLDEIPGLGHHRQKQLLAHFRSIDYLRLATPEQLAEVSGIGPRLAQQIYDYFHP; encoded by the coding sequence ATGCCATCCACAAAAACTCTGCCGTTAGTTAAAGACTCGGAACGCCTTGAAAGTCGCCTCAAAGAAATTCCGGCGGTTCCTGGTGTATATTTAATGCGAGACGAGAGCGATCGCATCCTTTACATTGGCAAATCAAAAAAACTACGAAACCGCGTCCGTTCCTACTTCCGCGAAAGCCAAAATCTCAGTCCCCGCATCGCGATGATGGTGCAGCAAGTGCGCGAAATTGAATTCATCGCCACCGACACAGAAGCGGAAGCTTTGGCCTTAGAAGCAAACCTCGTCAAACAGCACCAACCTTACTTTAATGTACTCCTCAAAGATGATAAGAAATATCCTTATTTGTGCATAACTTGGTCGGAGGAATACCCGCGCATTTTTATCACCCGCAAACGCCGCGCAGGTAGTGCAAAAGACCGCTATTACGGCCCCTACGTCGATACAGGGGCGCTGCGGAGTACGCTGCATTTAATTAAGCGGATTTTCCCGCTGCGGCAGCGCCCTCAACCGCTGTTTAAAGACCGTCCTTGTTTGAACTACGACATCGGGCGCTGCGTTGGCGTTTGTCAGGGGTTAACTTCGCCGGAGGAATACCGAAAAATCATCCAAAAAGTAGCGATGATTTTCCAGGGGAGAACTCAGGAATTACTCGACTTGTTAGCGCCGCAAATGGAACAAGCTGCCGAAGATTTAAACTTTGAAACGGCGGCGCGCATTCGCGATCGAATTAAGGGTTTGCAGTCTTTGAGTGCGGGTCAAAAAGTCTCTTTGCCAGACGATACGGTTTCCAGAGATGCGATCGCACTTGCGGCAGACAACCAGCACGCTTGCGTCCAATTGTTCCAAATTCGCGCCGGTCAACTGGTCGGAAGGTTAGGATTTATGGCGGAAATCGCCCCCCAACCCAGGGCGGGCACGGGGGCACCGCCCCTACAATCGGGGGGGGAAGAGTTATCTCAACTTTCTCTTGCCTCCCCCCCAAGCCTTGGGGGAGAACGAGGGGGGGTAGAGGCCGGAGCCATTTTACAGCGGGTGTTGGAAGAACACTATCAAAATGTCGAATCTGTAGAAATTCCCAGCGAAATTTCTGTGCAGTACGAATTGCCAGAAGGGGAAATATTAGCAGATTGGTTGAGCAACCGTAAGGGGCGAAAAGTTACGATTTTGACGCCGCAACGGCAAACTAAAGCAGAATTGATTGAGATGGTGGAACGCAATGCTGAGTATGAATTGGCGAGAATGCAAAGATTGAGCGATCGCAATTCTCAAGCAATGGAAGATTTAGCAGAAATTCTCGATTTGCCAGAAGTTCCTCGGCGCATTGAAGGTTACGATATTTCTCACATTCAAGGTTCTGACGCCGTAGCTTCCCGCGTCGTATTTATTGACGGTTTGCCGGCCAATCAACACTACCGCCATTACAAAATTAAAAATCCTGAAGTTAAATCGGGTCATTCTGATGATTTTGCTAGTTTAGCAGAAGTTATCGGTCGCCGATTCCGAGGATTGAAGGAAGAAGAGAGAGGGAAGATGGAAGAGGGATTTAGCGAGTTAGAAGAACAGGAAAAACTCAGCAATTTATCCTCCGTTTCTCGTACTATTTCCGACAAACCCGACTTAATTATGATCGATGGCGGCAAAGGTCAACTTTCAGCAGTTGTGGCTGTTTTGCGGGAGATGAATTTGCTAGAAGAGTTGCGCGTTGTCAGTTTGGCAAAGCAGCGAGAGGAGATATTTTTGCCGGGGGAATCTTTGCCGCTGCCAACTAATTCTGAGCAGCCGGGCGTACAATTATTGCGCCGGGTGCGGGATGAGGCGCACAGATTTGCTGTGAGTTTTCACCGCGATCGAAGAAGCGAGAGAATGAAGCGATCGCGCCTTGATGAAATTCCCGGATTGGGACACCACCGGCAAAAACAATTGTTGGCACATTTTCGGTCGATCGACTACCTGCGTTTAGCGACTCCCGAACAGTTGGCAGAAGTTTCTGGGATTGGCCCGCGTCTGGCGCAGCAAATTTACGATTATTTCCATCCGTAA
- a CDS encoding amino acid ABC transporter ATP-binding protein, whose amino-acid sequence METKPPIPEPVIVAENVHKWYGQFHVLRGVSMTVNRGEVVVVMGPSGSGKSTFIRTFNALEEYQQGKITIDGIELSHDLRNIETVRREVGMVFQQFNLFPHLSVLQNVMLAPVWVRRWPKKKAEEVAMQLLERVGILEQAKKYPGQLSGGQQQRVAIARSLAMQPKIMLFDEPTSALDPEMVREVLDVMRNLAQTGITMVVVTHEVGFAREVADRIVLMDGGVLVEEAKPEHFFQHPKEERTRKFLSQIL is encoded by the coding sequence ATGGAAACTAAACCCCCAATCCCCGAACCAGTAATAGTAGCAGAAAACGTCCACAAATGGTACGGACAATTTCACGTACTGCGCGGCGTTAGCATGACCGTAAACCGAGGTGAAGTAGTTGTCGTAATGGGGCCCTCTGGTTCGGGAAAATCGACATTTATTCGCACATTCAACGCATTAGAAGAATACCAACAAGGTAAAATTACGATCGACGGAATCGAACTTTCTCACGACTTACGCAACATCGAGACCGTCCGCCGCGAAGTAGGAATGGTGTTTCAGCAATTCAACCTGTTTCCCCACTTATCCGTCTTGCAAAACGTCATGCTAGCGCCGGTGTGGGTGCGCCGCTGGCCGAAGAAAAAAGCCGAAGAAGTGGCAATGCAACTGTTAGAAAGAGTGGGAATATTGGAACAAGCAAAAAAATATCCCGGACAGTTGTCTGGGGGACAGCAGCAGCGGGTCGCTATTGCGCGTTCTCTAGCAATGCAGCCTAAAATCATGCTGTTTGATGAACCGACATCAGCATTAGACCCGGAGATGGTGCGGGAAGTTTTAGATGTAATGCGAAATTTGGCTCAAACGGGAATTACAATGGTGGTGGTGACTCACGAAGTCGGGTTTGCGCGCGAAGTTGCCGATCGCATTGTATTGATGGATGGCGGCGTTTTAGTTGAAGAAGCGAAGCCGGAACATTTTTTTCAGCACCCGAAGGAAGAACGCACTCGCAAGTTTTTATCTCAGATATTATAA
- a CDS encoding amino acid ABC transporter permease, producing METLPVLPPPATESPTPWNWARKNLFSTWYNSILTVVCLIVAFLTIKGIIVWATTKAQWRVLEANLPLFFAGRFPSESYWRLWIVAAIIALLGGLTWGNIQRQERLWNAPLLIILGAAVVGAVISPIDLTSRLYLLGIIIAAAASYAIGRQINPKIMGWMPGIWALSFPIILWLIKGGLGLTEVSTNDWGGLVLTLFLAVISIVLSFPLGVLLALGRQSSLPVIRLLSTLYIEIIRGLPLIGILFLGQVMLQLFLPPEYPKLDRVIRAIAGLTLFSAAYLAENVRGGLQAVPRGQIEAAKSIGLNTPLLTILIVLPQALRTVIPAIGGQFIGLFMDTSLLSLFGMLELVGISRAVLANPSYIGRYAEVYIFVGIIYWVFCYSMSLASRKIERTLGVGQR from the coding sequence ATGGAAACACTCCCCGTATTACCGCCCCCAGCCACCGAATCGCCCACTCCTTGGAATTGGGCGCGCAAAAATTTATTTAGTACCTGGTACAACAGCATTCTGACAGTAGTTTGCCTAATTGTCGCCTTCCTAACTATTAAAGGAATTATCGTTTGGGCAACAACAAAAGCTCAATGGCGCGTATTAGAAGCCAACTTGCCGCTATTTTTCGCCGGCAGATTTCCCAGCGAATCGTACTGGCGGCTGTGGATAGTAGCCGCCATAATTGCCTTGTTGGGAGGATTAACTTGGGGAAACATTCAGCGGCAAGAACGTCTTTGGAATGCGCCTTTACTAATTATACTCGGTGCTGCGGTTGTGGGTGCGGTCATTTCGCCGATCGACCTAACCTCTCGCCTCTACCTCTTAGGAATTATTATCGCAGCCGCCGCCAGCTATGCCATCGGAAGGCAAATCAACCCAAAAATCATGGGCTGGATGCCGGGAATTTGGGCTCTTTCCTTCCCCATAATTTTGTGGCTAATTAAAGGCGGGTTGGGTTTGACAGAAGTGTCAACAAATGATTGGGGCGGTTTAGTATTGACACTGTTTTTAGCAGTGATTAGTATTGTGCTTTCCTTTCCTTTAGGGGTATTGTTAGCACTCGGCAGACAAAGTTCTTTGCCAGTTATCAGACTGTTATCAACATTATACATTGAAATTATTCGCGGTTTACCATTAATTGGCATTTTATTTTTAGGTCAAGTGATGCTGCAACTCTTTTTGCCGCCCGAATATCCGAAATTGGATAGAGTGATTAGAGCAATTGCTGGATTAACCTTATTTAGTGCGGCATACTTGGCAGAAAACGTGCGCGGTGGCTTGCAGGCCGTGCCCAGGGGACAAATAGAAGCAGCGAAGTCGATCGGACTCAATACACCCCTACTCACAATTCTAATTGTACTGCCTCAAGCACTGCGAACAGTCATTCCGGCGATCGGCGGTCAATTCATCGGATTATTCATGGATACATCCCTGCTGTCTCTATTCGGAATGTTAGAATTAGTAGGCATATCCCGCGCAGTTTTAGCAAATCCATCCTATATCGGCAGATACGCCGAAGTTTACATATTCGTCGGCATAATTTATTGGGTATTTTGCTACTCAATGTCCCTAGCAAGCCGCAAAATAGAGCGAACTTTAGGAGTAGGCCAGCGCTAA
- a CDS encoding amino acid ABC transporter permease codes for MNPEPQPGKSQKLPKFKDLSKLLRDDRFWKIAGQAIALILVIVVIAILWDNLTANYSQLGIAFGFDFLNSQASFDIGESVIPYSPENSYRQAYFVGLINSLRVMGIGIVFATVAGLTVGIARLSDNWLLRNLAGLYVEILRNTPLLLQLFFWYFAVFISLPKLEDNQQMRGAIYLTNRGIAVPWPVALPGFEIWLILLTVGFLAAAALWMWRARVMWEEAKPGRQLFWALGAIGLSAILAFIITKNLPFRLDFPRLTPALQLEGGLKLTPEFAALVTGLSLYTGSYIAEIVRAGIQSVSKGQWEAGKSLGLKSGTMMRMVILPQALRVIVPPLTSQYLNLAKNSSLAVAVAYPDVYFVVGSPTLNQTGRAIEAMLIIMVTYLTISLIVSLFMNLYNKTVQIKER; via the coding sequence ATGAACCCAGAACCTCAACCGGGCAAATCGCAGAAATTGCCCAAATTTAAAGATCTATCAAAACTGCTGCGGGACGATCGCTTCTGGAAAATAGCCGGACAGGCGATCGCCCTAATTTTAGTAATAGTTGTTATCGCCATTCTTTGGGACAATCTCACTGCCAATTACTCGCAACTGGGGATTGCATTTGGATTTGATTTTCTCAATTCCCAAGCATCTTTTGACATTGGCGAAAGCGTGATTCCCTACAGTCCCGAAAACAGTTACAGACAAGCTTATTTTGTCGGCTTGATCAACTCGCTGCGGGTGATGGGTATCGGCATTGTTTTCGCAACTGTTGCGGGTTTGACAGTAGGAATTGCGCGCCTTTCCGACAATTGGCTGTTGCGGAATTTGGCTGGTTTGTACGTAGAAATTCTGCGAAATACGCCGTTATTGCTGCAATTATTTTTCTGGTATTTTGCAGTTTTCATTTCCCTGCCAAAACTGGAAGACAATCAGCAGATGAGGGGGGCGATTTACTTGACAAATCGCGGTATTGCTGTACCTTGGCCGGTGGCTTTGCCGGGTTTTGAGATTTGGTTGATTTTGCTAACTGTCGGATTTTTGGCGGCGGCGGCGCTGTGGATGTGGCGGGCGCGGGTGATGTGGGAAGAAGCTAAGCCGGGAAGACAGTTGTTTTGGGCTCTAGGTGCGATCGGGCTGAGTGCAATCTTAGCTTTTATTATCACCAAAAATCTCCCTTTTCGTCTAGATTTCCCCCGCCTGACACCAGCCTTGCAACTCGAAGGAGGATTAAAATTAACTCCTGAATTTGCCGCCCTGGTGACAGGACTCAGCTTGTATACTGGCAGTTACATTGCAGAAATTGTGCGGGCAGGAATTCAGTCAGTATCGAAAGGTCAGTGGGAAGCCGGAAAGTCTTTGGGGCTGAAGTCTGGAACAATGATGCGGATGGTAATTTTGCCGCAAGCTTTGCGGGTGATTGTGCCGCCTTTAACCAGTCAGTATCTGAATTTAGCTAAGAATTCGAGTTTAGCGGTTGCGGTTGCTTATCCCGACGTTTATTTTGTGGTGGGCTCTCCGACGTTGAATCAGACCGGTCGGGCGATCGAAGCAATGTTAATTATCATGGTAACATATCTAACAATTAGTTTGATAGTTTCTCTGTTTATGAATTTGTACAATAAAACCGTACAAATCAAGGAAAGATAA
- a CDS encoding amino acid ABC transporter substrate-binding protein, with protein sequence MRKSGFLLLASVLFLAGLASCRDRSAQIGQTGATTTAEGKSQQGSSRIDTIVSRGKLICGVSGELPGFSFVDEKGKYSGLDVDVCRAVAAAIFDDPEKVEYRKLNAKDRFTVLQAGEIDILSRNTTYTASRDSTTGLEFAPVIFYDSQSIMVKKDSGIKSLKDFAGKSICVQTGTSTEQNLSDQMRKLGVKYTPVVFEDVNTTFATYQEGRCQGVTADRSQLVSKRTTLPNSENNVVLPVVMSKEPLAPAVKSGDYKWSDAVRWIIFAAIEAEDLGINSGNVDQIVASTTDPNVKRLLGTEGDLGKGFGLPNDFALRVVKKVGNYGEMYDRNLGPKSTLKLERGQNKLWKDGGLLYSPPFR encoded by the coding sequence ATGCGTAAATCGGGATTTCTGCTACTAGCAAGTGTGTTGTTTTTGGCAGGGTTGGCGTCTTGTAGGGATCGATCGGCACAAATCGGACAAACAGGAGCAACAACAACTGCCGAAGGCAAATCGCAACAAGGTTCGAGCCGGATAGATACAATTGTCAGCCGCGGCAAGCTGATTTGCGGCGTCAGCGGCGAACTGCCGGGTTTTAGCTTTGTAGACGAAAAAGGCAAATATTCGGGACTCGACGTGGATGTGTGCAGGGCTGTCGCGGCGGCAATATTTGACGATCCCGAAAAAGTCGAGTACCGAAAGCTCAATGCTAAAGATAGATTTACAGTTTTGCAAGCCGGAGAAATCGACATTCTCAGCCGAAATACCACCTACACCGCGAGTCGCGACAGCACTACCGGGCTGGAATTTGCCCCGGTGATCTTTTATGACTCTCAAAGCATCATGGTCAAAAAAGACAGCGGCATCAAAAGTTTAAAAGATTTTGCGGGCAAATCTATCTGCGTGCAGACAGGTACGAGCACCGAACAAAATTTGTCCGATCAAATGCGAAAATTAGGAGTTAAATACACTCCTGTGGTGTTTGAAGATGTGAATACTACCTTTGCTACCTATCAAGAAGGTCGCTGTCAAGGTGTTACTGCCGATCGATCGCAGCTAGTCTCGAAGCGGACAACTCTGCCGAATTCCGAGAATAATGTTGTTTTGCCGGTCGTGATGTCAAAAGAACCGTTGGCCCCTGCCGTCAAAAGCGGCGATTATAAATGGTCTGACGCGGTGAGATGGATTATTTTTGCGGCGATTGAAGCTGAAGATTTGGGAATTAATTCGGGAAATGTAGACCAAATTGTTGCAAGCACTACAGACCCGAACGTCAAACGTTTGCTAGGAACAGAAGGAGATTTAGGTAAAGGTTTCGGACTCCCGAACGATTTCGCACTCCGCGTTGTTAAGAAAGTCGGGAATTACGGAGAAATGTACGATCGCAACCTCGGCCCCAAAAGTACACTCAAGTTAGAACGGGGTCAAAACAAACTCTGGAAAGATGGCGGTTTGCTTTACTCGCCGCCGTTCCGCTAA